The genomic interval tataccaggcctctatacgtaatctaaactactagaagtttgcatgtttacttgcatgacagctagggtttcaacaaatacgtattgtctagctaggactctgcgtttcagtagacggtctgaaaactccgttggacgtgttactcacgaacgcgaggcgcctacggataccgtacaactagttattATAACCGCAGAGAAATTTGGTAGAAACTTTGTTAACGCGCGCTATATTTAGCTACCTTTCGCGCATCAGCCAGGGAAAGCGAGGCCAGGACATCGGTTGGCTTTCTAGTGCCTGAAGTTGGTTACTGGGAAGGAATGTAAGGTTTGTCGAGTTACCCAGTCGCCCAATGAAAGAAGCAATGAGTGCGGTCGTCAACGAAACCAAAAGCCTTCTCAATGGTGACAACCGTCTCTACGGAACCCGGAACTCTTCTGAGTGTAGCAGTGAAGAGTGCGTACCTTCAGAGAGTGTTTCTGTTAGTGAGTCATTCGggcaaacaacaagaaaccGCTCACTAAGGTTTGTAGTAGATTAGTAGGTGGTTATTACCGGTCATGTATGATGTGTTTGTACTTCGTGTTTAAATTACAGCAGTCTGCAGGCTACTATGCATTTGTTGAAAGGCAGCATCGGAACTGGAATCTTGTCTACTTCGAGAGCTATCAAACTAGCCGGTTTGCTGGTTTGTAGTCTGAAATGAAGTCGTTGAATTACGCTAGTCACTGGAATATCgctgttgtgtctgtttcagCTCGGCAGTATTGGCATTCTGTTATTGGGCTCTCTAGCCGCCGTAGCAATGTATGTCCTCGCACGCTGTTCTCGCGTTTTGTGTAAACGGTAGGTGACGCAGTCTACCTATACTAGTGTTGGGAAGTTCGTCGATTTCCGATGTTAAGTAATGAATTATATTTACAGTTACCAGAAGACAGCTTTGGATTACGGTGATGTTGCATACGAAGCATCGAAAAGGTTTTCTGAGAAAGCGGCGAAGGTTTTCCGGTAACTCTATCAGTAAAATCCAGAGGAACGTTTGTTGTGTTGAGACGTTTGCTAATTGTGCAGCGGGGTTGTGAACTTCTTTCTCATTCTAACTCAATTGGGATTCTGTAGCACCTACGTTCTCTTTATATCAGAACATTTAGTAAAGGTGAGTTCTATTGATTTGGTAGACATCGAGTCAATGAGGATTgttgattgttaattaatgattttgtGCTTGTGAGTATGAGGATCCCAACTGTCTACATACAAATTTGAGTTATTGCCTGTTTCATCACAGCATGTTTGAATGAAAACAGGGAAGCTTTGTTGGAGTAAGGGAAACACACAGTTAATAATAGAAGATACAAATGATGGTGAGGGTGTACATTTGGATTGAATTAAACTGCTAAGCTGTGGAGTAAGGACGGAAATTGCTCTTAGTTCCAGCTCTTCATGCATAGCACGCAATTATGAGTAACTGTTCTTACATCCCTCTGCGTCATTCTGTTTGTACATATTTTCAGCTGTCATATGCATATGCTGTAGACTGTGGATCTTATTAGAGGTCGAGTTAGTAATGAATTGTTGCAAAAAACTATAAGATGTGACTGGATTTTAGATTTTACAAGCTTGCAATGTGAGTCTTAACAGTCTGCATATGAGCTCTAATAATGTGATGACCTTGTGTCTGGtgctgccactgattctaacAAGTCTCGTCCGAAGTCTTGACAAGCTGTCTTTCCTCTCTCTTGCTGCCAATGTTGTGCTGCTCTTTGGAATGTGTTTTATATGGTATTTCACCGTCTCCCATTTGAATCTAAGTGAACGTAGATTCGGAGGCCCACTCAAAGACTTGCCCCTTGTGGCACCAGCCTCTGGCTGGCCACTGTTCTTTGGAATAGTGGTGTCATCATTTGAGTCTATTGGGGTGGTATGTGACTGAAACTGTTTTCTTGACATTCTGTGACCAATACGTTGTAAAGGTTCTACCAACCGAGAACAAGATAAAGCATCCACAGGCATTTCGGAATGTCTTTCTGGTAAGTACGGCTATTACTATAGGCATCAATGTTGCAACTGCAACCCTGGGATACATGTGCTTTGGTGACAAAACAAAGGCCATGTTGACTCTGAATTTGCCCTCATCTGGGAGTGGCAGTTGGTAAACGAACATTGTATTTTTCGTCGTGATGTTTTTCCAACGATTGTGTATAGGATCAACACGGTTGTCCAggtcttctttgtcttcacCACTTATGTGACATTTCTGATTGAATTTTATGTGGCAATGACAATCATTGAACCACCCGTCTTTCGGTGGGTAAAGAAATGGCAGCCTGAGAGCAAATTAGTCATGATTAGCTATACAATTCGAGTTGGATGTGTTATACTGTTGGGTACGTTTCTACTATGATGTCTATGTTCTTGGTGAGAATCGTTGTTTCTAGTTGCTGCTGTACTTGCCATCCCAAGATTAACCCTATTCATTCCTCTTGCTGGCTCAATTGGCGGTGCAACTCTGGCTTTCGTGTTTCCAGCTATTATTTTTCTGTTGACTTTTACTGCAGACCTCATCCACGAACGTCGCTATGTTACTGCTGCCGTCTTGTCTAGTTGTGCCATTCTCACCATGGTTATTGGATTGGTTGGATCCATCTTTGGATTATATTTTTCGATCAAAGATATTGTGGCATTCTATGACAATGGCAGAAAGGTTGAAGTGCTATGATTTTTAGCAACAATTGGTCCATCCTCTACGACCACATCATCAGCTTTATCAATGTACAGCAGAACTTGGATTCTTTTGCAAGAGTGTGTCTTCCAGAACAAGGTCGTGTTTCTTTTGCTGTTGTGTTCCTTTGGAGCTAATGGTAGCTAAAAGGAATAATGAAAGCTCGCTGGTTGCCAAATGCAGATGTTTGGGTAACTGTAATAGTCATGTCTAGTAATATGAACAAAGGAACACAGTGATAAGAGAGAATTGTTCCAACCAAACGCACTGACCAGTTGTCAATTTGCAGTACTTTATGAGACTGCAGTATACTCTTACAGCAATAcctgtgtctgtccaccctTTATCTATCTGtgctttgtctatctgtggtTTCATAAAGAGTTGTTCTCACACCAGAGGAATCAATCGTTGAAActgcagtagcagtagcagcaacACATTACCTGAACTCTTGATTGATCCTTACAGGTATGGCTTGAGTATGAAATGGAGTGGGTGCAGTACTGAGTTAGATATTTTGACAATTAAGACAAGCCACGATTTTGTTTAAAAAACGGCCATTGACCCAACAGCTCATTATCCAAAGCTCAGTAGCACTACAACAACAGTGAATAAACAAACGCTTCTAAGacctttgtctgttgtgtacaGATTGAAGGAAAGTTGTGAGCCATGTATCCATTACCATTTCATTGTCTCTTAGCCACCTTATGTTGCTTTTAATTTTCTCCAGTGCATGTGAAACCTCACTTGCACCAGCTCCACTCTCACGATGTGAAAAGAATGCTTTGAACTGAGAAATGCAAGACATCATTAGTGTCAACCATCTGTGTTATAAATGCACTCACTTCTTCCATCTCAAAGTTAGTATTGAAATAGTTTGCAACATATCTTATCATACGGCCAAAAGAGAATGATCCGTCGCTGAACCTGAACAAACGACTGTCAACACACTGATTTTATTGATCGTAACAAGACCAACTTAGCAAACAGACTATCCCACTGACGTCGAACAAAGTCCCATGCTAAGTGACGACCTAGAGGGTTAAAGGACACGTATGCTATAACTGACACGCTGTCTTGAGTTCTGATTTTCGTTTCATCGATAGAATACTCAAGAAATCTGCAACACAGTAGACTCAAACATCAGCAAACtagcaacagacagactgctaTCAACGAACAATGAAAATACTCTGTATACTCTTGGTCTattgtatgtactgtagtTCTATAAATGTGTACCTGCTTAATATCCATGGCTGTTTGGTCTCCGCTAAAGCTCTCAGACAAGCTCTCTTCTCATTA from Corticium candelabrum chromosome 14, ooCorCand1.1, whole genome shotgun sequence carries:
- the LOC134190225 gene encoding neutral amino acid uniporter 4-like, with translation MKEAMSAVVNETKSLLNGDNRLYGTRNSSECSSEECVPSESVSVSESFGQTTRNRSLSSLQATMHLLKGSIGTGILSTSRAIKLAGLLLGSIGILLLGSLAAVAMYVLARCSRVLCKRYQKTALDYGDVAYEASKRFSEKAAKVFRGVVNFFLILTQLGFCSTYVLFISEHLVKILQACNVSLNSLHMSSNNVMTLCLVLPLILTSLVRSLDKLSFLSLAANVVLLFGMCFIWYFTVSHLNLSERRFGGPLKDLPLVAPASGWPLFFGIVVSSFESIGVVLPTENKIKHPQAFRNVFLVSTAITIGINVATATLGYMCFGDKTKAMLTLNLPSSGSGSWINTVVQVFFVFTTYVTFLIEFYVAMTIIEPPVFRWVKKWQPESKLVMISYTIRVGCVILLVAAVLAIPRLTLFIPLAGSIGGATLAFVFPAIIFLLTFTADLIHERRYVTAAVLSSCAILTMVIGLVGSIFGLYFSIKDIVAFYDNGRKVEVL